The Garra rufa chromosome 8, GarRuf1.0, whole genome shotgun sequence genome has a segment encoding these proteins:
- the tmem169b gene encoding transmembrane protein 169 codes for MEQVEHLRSESPQLESIRSEVSEGQVDEGSSGTSTRRKRRKREHRPESIIVYRSDPDRAAGEDHGGDSEGGERNSEEGATFLNHPSSEGWAVPPDSRYVTLTGTITRGKKKGQMVDIHVTLTERELQEMARSKERLDAECDAREGSSRSCGFGLSQGPHVVLWSLSCAPVVFVLSFITSFYYGTLTWYNIFLVYNEERTFCHKITVCPFLIIFYPVLIVVLSLSLALYSAIVQVSWDFSEWWMSVRDLEKGFCGWACGKLGLEDCSPYSVVELLDSDTISGSLQGKSLQTSSV; via the exons ATGGAGCAGGTGGAGCATCTCAGGTCTGAGAGCCCTCAGCTGGAGTCTATAAGATCAGAGGTCTCTGAAGGACAGGTGGATGAAGGAAGCAGCGGCACTAGCACTCGAAGGAAGAGAAGAAAGCGAGAACACCGGCCGGAGTCCATCATCGTCTACCGCTCAGATCCAGACAGAGCCGCTGGTGAAGACCATGGAGGAGATAGTGAAGGTGGAGAGAGGAACTCTGAAGAGGGAGCTACATTTCTGAACCACCCAAGCAGTGAAG GTTGGGCAGTGCCTCCAGACAGCCGCTACGTGACGCTCACAGGGACCATCACACGTGGAAAGAAGAAAGGTCAGATGGTGGACATTCACGTAACGCTCACAGAGAGAGAGCTGCAAGAGATGGCCAGGTCAAAGGAGCGTCTGGATGCCGAATGCGACGCTCGCGAGGGATCGAGCCGCTCGTGCGGTTTCGGGCTTTCTCAGGGTCCCCATGTGGTCCTGTGGAGCCTCTCCTGCGCTCCCGTCGTCTTCGTCCTGTCCTTCATCACCTCGTTTTATTACGGTACTCTCACTTGGTACAATATATTTCTGGTGTACAACGAGGAGCGGACGTTCTGCCATAAAATTACGGTCTGCCCGTTTCTAATTATCTTCTACCCTGTGCTCATCGTGGTGCTGTCGCTGTCACTGGCCTTGTATTCTGCCATCGTTCAGGTGTCCTGGGACTTTAGCGAATGGTGGATGTCGGTCAGGGATCTGGAGAAGGGTTTCTGCGGGTGGGCTTGTGGGAAGCTCGGATTGGAGGACTGTTCTCCGTACAGCGTAGTCGAGCTGCTGGATTCGGACACCATTTCTGGGAGTCTGCAGGGAAAGTCGCTGCAAACATCCTCAGTGTGA
- the LOC141340225 gene encoding uncharacterized protein, with protein sequence MEEQTVNQLDNLLLQLGIETRELAQKKDDLKQQIQIFESNIQEKKDYISTTHNTINKLNEEIQQKQNTFKFIKENTKNFQRTGQLLLQYEKTLETELEKRQDSYNQDMKIFQERIESYKNVFQQYKDRYCQNSLAQKLLKIQAENEEIERRIRATEEQILEKEKELMAALGEEDSATDAADSKCRDNEAPQTENNESFDEMDLHQDPAMQRPEEYADEHMVAEDLSEENKDRTVESDYQTDTFCHGLWTKNETGQDQMREGDPKQSEEIHEMEGNMNVSCASELMVDMSEEEEEAHLEATPADAQEDTASEGGICPPPSPAILKAMPTTPTFSLNNSPGSSPGRQEISDTKSPAFVFSVNSGPSTPAFSKLGCDFAAEEASPFTFTSSYFSDKKSPGSAPKFSGFLFDEAESRQEEFSFSFGTESPRQNSSTQDTAGTADSFPFSFSFGKM encoded by the exons ATGGAGGAGCAGACGGTAAACCAACTGGACAACCTGCTGCTTCAGTTAG GTATAGAAACACGAGAACTTGCTCAGAAGAAGGATGACCTCAAACAGCAAATACAAA TTTTTGAGTCCAACATTCAGGAGAAGAAGGATTACATAAGCACAACTCACAACACCATCAACAAACTCAATGAGGAGATCCAGCAAAAGCAAAACACGTTTAAGTTCATCAAAGAAAATACTAAAAA TTTCCAGCGAACAGGACAACTGCTGCTTCAGTATGAAAAGACATTGGAAACGGAGCTAGAGAAGAGACAGGACAGCTATAATCAAGACAT GAAAATCTTTCAGGAGAGAATCGAGAGCTACAAGAATGTGTTTCAGCAGTATAAGGATCGATACTGCCAGAACTCACTGGCTCAAAAACTGCTGAAGATTCAAGCTGAGAATGAGGAAATCGAAAGGAGAATCAGAGCAACGGAAGAACAAATAttggagaaagagaaagaactgATGGCAGCGCTGG GTGAGGAAGACTCAGCCACTGATGCTGCTGACAG TAAGTGTCGAGACAATGAAGCCCCACAAACTGAAAACAATGAGTCATTTGATGAAATGGACCTTCATCAGGACCCTGCAATGCAG AGGCCTGAAGAATATGCAGATGAGCACATGGTTGCTGAGGATCTTTCTGAGGAAAATAAGGATAGAACAGTAGAAAGTGATTATCAAACTGACACATTTTGCCACGGCTTATGGACAAAGAATGAAACTGGGCAAG ATCAAATGCGAGAAGGTGATCCAAAGCAGTCAGAAGAGATACATGAAATG GAGGGGAATATGAATGTTTCATGTGCTTCTGAGCTCATGGTGGACATgtcagaggaggaggaggaagctCATTTGGAGGCGACTCCAGCAGATGCTCAGGAGGACACAGCGAGCGAGGGTGGCATCTGTCCTCCTCCATCACCGGCTATTTTAAAAGCCATGCCAACCACCCCCACCTTTTCTCTAAA CAACAGTCCCGGTTCCTCACCTGGACGGCAGGAGATCTCAGACACCAAGTCACCCGCTTTCGTCTTCTCCGTAAATTCTGGTCCAAGCACACCTGCGTTCTCTAAGCTGGGTTGTGATTTTGCAGCAGAAGAG GCATCTCCATTTACCTTCACAAGCTCCTATTTCAGCGACAAG AAGTCACCAGGATCAGCACCCAAATTCTCAG GTTTCCTGTTCGATGAAGCTGAGAGTCGTCAAGAGGAGTTTTCCTTCTCGTTTGGTACAGAGAGCCCTCGGCAGAACTCTTCCACACAGGACACAGCAGGGACTGCAGATTCATTTCCATTTTCATTCAGCTTTGGAAAAATGTAA